A window from Triticum aestivum cultivar Chinese Spring chromosome 6D, IWGSC CS RefSeq v2.1, whole genome shotgun sequence encodes these proteins:
- the LOC123142116 gene encoding putative wall-associated receptor kinase-like 16 → MYFVPHPQSILYEQDIGFYLFERARTRGPLPRSAGFSTDTGFSSTDTGVGCCQSAIPPGVSFFEPHQRNFPPQQEENSAFISNATSCHYVFLVEADWFSHSDRVFLNRTDDFHVPVVLDWAVRNVGNCSASRRNATDFACRSARSDCFDAANGPGYRCNCSRGYDGNPYLDGGCTDIDECQLKGEFPCYGVCNNTQGSYTCQCPPGTSGDVTRKDGCRPKDKFTLALKIVTGVSVGVFLSVFMCFWLYLGLQKRKLIKAKQSFFEHNGGVIPQQQMRGAAGGGGAGFKIFSEEELKKATNNFAVDQILGRGGHGIVYRGVLEDKTIVAIKKSKMMEATETKEFAREMLILSQINHRNVVKLQGCCLEVEVPMLVYEYVSNGTLYHYIHGGEGPDTNKALDTRLRIAAESAEALSYMHLSASPPILHGDVKTANILLDGSLTAKVSDFGASKLEPSDEAEIATLVQGTCGYLDPEYLMTCQLTDKSDLLTGKKVLCFDGPEEDRSLVSRFTRAVKVGRHGELLDGRVRLEMGPEVLEEVTYLVMRCVSMIREEHPSMKEVAEKLEALRRYQRNPWGQAGAYPDEGQSLLGREQQRDVNYRLRPQDVLYLEEGSTYTFSL, encoded by the exons ATGTACTTTgtaccccatccacaatcaatatTATACGAGCAAGACATAggattttacctcttcgagagggcccgaacccgg GGCCCCcttccgagatctgccggttttagcACCGACACCGGCTTCTCCTCCACCGACACCGGCGTCGGGTGCTGCCAGAGCGCGATACCGCCCGGGGTCAGCTTCTTCGAGCCGCACCAGCGCAACTTCCCGCCGCAGCAGGAAGAGAACTCCGCCTTCATCAGCAACGCCACGTCCTGCCACTACGTGTTCCTCGTCGAGGCGGACTGGTTCAGCCACAGCGACCGCGTCTTCCTCAACCGCACCGACGACTTCCACGTGCCCGTCGTGCTCGACTGGGCCGTCCGGAACGTCGGCAACTGCAGCGCCTCCAGGCGCAACGCCACCGACTTCGCCTGCCGGAGCGCGCGCAGCGACTGCTTCGACGCCGCCAACGGCCCCGGGTACCGGTGCAACTGCTCCAGGGGCTACGACGGCAACCCGTACCTCGACGGTGGATGCACAG ACATCGACGAGTGCCAACTGAAAGGCGAATTCCCGTGCTACGGGGTCTGCAATAACACGCAGGGAAGCTACACTTGCCAGTGCCCTCCCGGGACAAGTGGAGATGTCACCAGGAAGGATGGCTGCCGGCCAAAGGACAAGTTCACCTTAGCTCTGAAGATCGTTACAG GAGTCAGCGTGGGGGTGTTCTTGTCCGTGTTCATGTGCTTCTGGCTCTACCTGGGGCTCCAGAAGAGAAAGCTCATCAAGGCAAAGCAGAGCTTCTTCGAGCACAACGGAGGCGTCATCCCACAGCAGCAGATGCGTGGCGCTGCCGGGGGAGGCGGTGCCGGGTTCAAGATATTCTCGGAAGAGGAGCTCAAGAAAGCGACCAACAACTTCGCCGTCGACCAGATCCTCGGTCGCGGCGGGCACGGCATTGTGTACAGAGGTGTTCTGGAGGACAAGACCATTGTTGCCATCAAGAAGTCCAAGATGATGGAGGCCACCGAGACCAAGGAGTTCGCGAGGGAGATGCTCATCCTCTCTCAGATCAACCACCGGAATGTCGTCAAGCTGCAGGGCTGCTGCCTCGAGGTGGAGGTGCCGATGCTGGTCTACGAGTATGTCTCCAACGGCACTCTCTACCACTACATCCATGGCGGTGAGGGCCCCGACACCAACAAGGCACTCGACACCCGCCTACGGATAGCGGCGGAGTCGGCCGAGGCGCTGTCGTACATGCACTTGTCGGCCTCGCCACCGATCCTCCACGGCGATGTCAAGACGGCCAACATCTTGCTCGACGGCAGCCTCACCGCCAAAGTCTCTGACTTTGGGGCATCGAAGCTAGAACCAAGTGACGAGGCTGAGATTGCGACACTGGTGCAAGGCACCTGCGGGTACCTGGACCCAGAGTACCTCATGACATGCCAGCTGACGGACAAGAGTGAT CTCTTGACAGGGAAGAAGGTGCTCTGCTTTGATGGGCCAGAGGAGGACAGGAGCCTCGTGTCCCGATTCACGAGGGCCGTAAAAGTAGGCCGGCACGGCGAGCTCCTTGACGGCCGGGTGAGATTGGAGATGGGCCCGGAGGTGCTGGAAGAAGTAACGTACCTCGTGATGCGGTGTGTGAGCATGATCAGGGAGGAGCATCCGTCGATGAAGGAAGTTGCAGAGAAATTGGAAGCTCTAAGGAGGTATCAACGGAACCCATGGGGTCAGGCTGGTGCTTATCCGGATGAGGGGCAAAGCTTGCTTGGTAGAGAGCAACAACGTGATGTGAATTATAGGTTGAGACCGCAAGACGTGCTTTATCTTGAAGAGGGTAGTACATACACTTTTAGCTTGTAG
- the LOC123146057 gene encoding gem-associated protein 2: protein MRYTRHELLALSGAPSREAQALRWAEAYAALAAAGFSGDYDGLLASDEPLTRRGKKVSGAGKKRPEAAAHQFSEVTEVGAWRNGDSGVHQATGEPFDQGEDVEYEDDSDDEYDGILKPAFAVDGEPDFESGEPLDGFEYLRRVRWEANQIPKVKVAKIDLSAARKEQTPYMPEIPDIPKCSPDLCASKEWEDSFITYFSETRLAFLELDSSDGPSVSGAVKNSCKPGISFEPQIDPTLTMIRKMDAVSRAATLRNYIDMIQSFDTLSRNDCLWLFALCVAVEPPLDAETCASLRSMLRKCSTILATKSEMDDEVVMLNILVAISGVYFGQYQK from the exons ATGAGGTACACGAGGCACGAGCTATTGGCGCTCAGCGGCGCGCCGTCGCGGGAGGCGCAGGCGCTGCGGTGGGCCGAGGCGTACGCGGCCCTCGCCGCCGCGGGCTTCTCCGGGGACTACGACGGGCTCCTCGCCTCCGACGAGCCGCTGACCAGGAGGGGGAAGAAGGTCTCCGGGGCCGGGAAGAAgaggcccgaggcggcggcgcacCAGTTCTCCG AGGTGACGGAGGTGGGTGCCTGGAGGAACGGGGATTCGGGGGTTCATCAGGCGACTGGGGAGCCGTTTGATCAGGGTGAGGATGTGGAGTATGAGGATGACAGTGATGATGAGTATGATGGCATTCTGAAGCCTGCCTTTGCTGTTGATGGGGAGCCTGATTTCGAGTCCGGCGAGCCGCTTGATGGTTTCGAGTATCTCCGGCGTGTCAG GTGGGAAGCTAACCAGATCCCTAAAGTGAAGGTGGCCAAGATAGATTTGAGTGCAGCTAGAAAGGAGCAAACACCTTATATGCCAGAAATTCCTGATATACCGAAATGTTCACCTGATTTATGTGCATCAAAGGAATGGGAGGACTCGTTTATTACATATTTCTCAGAGACGAGGCTG GCATTCTTGGAACTTGATAGCTCGGATGGACCATCTGTATCAGGAGCGGTGAAGAACTCCTGTAAACCTGGCATCAGCTTCGAGCCACAGATTGACCCGACACTGACGATGATTCGCAAGATGGACGCGGTTTCAAGAGCTGCAACACTGCGCAACTACATCGACATGATCCAAAGCTTTGATACGCTATCAAGGAATGACTGCCTGTGGCTGTTTGCGCTGTGTGTCGCTGTTGAGCCGCCCTTGGACGCAGAGACATGCGCGTCGCTGAGGTCTATGCTGCGCAAGTGCTCAACCATCCTCGCCACCAAGTCGGAGATGGACGATGAAGTCGTGATGCTGAACATACTGGTGGCCATCTCGGGTGTGTACTTCGGGCAGTATCAGAAGTAG